Proteins encoded within one genomic window of Granulicella pectinivorans:
- a CDS encoding MmcQ/YjbR family DNA-binding protein has product MDAEKLRAFALSLPHVVETRQWGDNLVLWCGDKAIGGKMFALLNLDGDGRGVISYLAGAEHFAELVEIEGIVPAPYFARIFWVAAETWGVHRNPVWEDEIRAAHGLTFERLPRKVKAVLALPAGERKKLIAERRKVLAAKEAAKPAKGKKGKLKG; this is encoded by the coding sequence ATGGACGCCGAGAAGCTACGAGCTTTTGCGCTGAGCCTTCCGCATGTTGTCGAGACGCGCCAGTGGGGCGACAATCTGGTGCTGTGGTGCGGGGATAAGGCGATTGGCGGCAAGATGTTTGCGCTCCTGAATCTGGATGGCGATGGGCGTGGTGTGATCTCGTACCTGGCGGGGGCGGAGCACTTTGCCGAGCTGGTCGAGATCGAGGGGATTGTGCCTGCACCTTACTTTGCACGGATCTTCTGGGTGGCGGCGGAGACGTGGGGTGTGCATCGGAATCCGGTCTGGGAAGACGAGATACGGGCGGCGCATGGGCTTACCTTCGAGAGGCTGCCTCGCAAGGTGAAGGCGGTGCTGGCCTTGCCCGCCGGGGAGCGCAAAAAGCTGATCGCTGAGCGGCGGAAGGTGTTGGCGGCGAAGGAGGCCGCGAAACCCGCGAAAGGCAAGAAGGGTAAGCTGAAGGGATGA
- a CDS encoding type III polyketide synthase, translated as MHIASVGTAFPPFRYTQSDIAQALVERWGDKLPEPRLLTRLHANCGVDHRSFVYPLEHYPTLKGFTQTNNAWIEAAVALGQKCIAASLEGLGITETDIAAIFFASVTGIASPTIDARLINLLPFPTHVKRTPIFGLGCVAGAAGIARASDYLRAFPDQIVLLLSVELCSLTWQDDDQSIANLISTGLFADGAAAVILAGDEAAARNPSLTGPRILATRSTFYRNTQHIMGWDIGDNGFKIVLSPDVPKVVIENLKTDVDAFLTAQNLTQADIATWIFHSGGPKVLEAVEQSLSLPPDALAPSWKSLRDHGNLSATSVLTVLEDYLKIHPGNPGTYSILAAMGPAFCLELVLLRW; from the coding sequence ATGCACATCGCGTCCGTCGGCACCGCCTTCCCCCCGTTCCGCTACACCCAATCCGACATCGCCCAGGCGCTGGTCGAACGCTGGGGAGACAAACTCCCCGAGCCCCGCCTCCTCACGCGCCTCCACGCCAACTGCGGCGTCGACCACCGCTCGTTCGTCTACCCCCTCGAGCACTACCCCACCCTCAAGGGCTTCACCCAGACCAACAACGCCTGGATCGAAGCCGCCGTGGCCCTCGGCCAGAAGTGCATCGCCGCCTCGTTAGAAGGCTTGGGCATCACCGAGACCGACATCGCCGCGATCTTCTTCGCCTCCGTCACCGGCATCGCATCCCCCACCATCGACGCCCGCCTCATCAACCTCCTTCCCTTCCCCACCCACGTCAAACGCACCCCCATCTTCGGTCTCGGCTGCGTCGCCGGAGCCGCCGGCATCGCCCGCGCCTCCGACTACCTCCGCGCCTTCCCCGACCAGATCGTCCTCCTCCTCTCCGTCGAGCTCTGCTCCCTCACCTGGCAGGACGACGACCAGTCCATCGCCAACCTGATCTCAACCGGACTATTTGCGGATGGCGCCGCCGCCGTCATCCTCGCCGGAGACGAAGCCGCCGCGCGCAACCCGAGCCTCACCGGCCCCCGCATCCTCGCCACCCGCAGCACCTTCTACCGCAACACCCAACACATCATGGGCTGGGACATCGGCGACAACGGCTTCAAGATCGTCCTCTCCCCCGACGTCCCCAAGGTCGTCATCGAAAACCTCAAGACCGACGTGGACGCCTTCCTCACCGCACAAAACCTCACCCAGGCCGACATCGCCACCTGGATCTTCCACTCCGGCGGCCCCAAGGTCCTCGAAGCAGTGGAACAGTCCCTCTCCCTGCCCCCCGACGCCCTCGCCCCAAGCTGGAAGAGCCTCCGCGACCACGGCAACCTCTCCGCCACCAGCGTCCTCACCGTCCTGGAGGACTACCTCAAGATCCACCCCGGCAACCCCGGCACCTACTCCATCCTCGCCGCCATGGGCCCCGCCTTCTGCCTCGAACTCGTCCTTCTCCGCTGGTAG
- a CDS encoding SDR family oxidoreductase, with protein MSRRQVVGGLGAVAAAVATPALAEGGQGTAAPMEDPTTKYPKPPYPAQSQPWPGLASRMNPRPDHGETSYKGSGRLAGRKALITGGDSGMGRAAAIAYAREGADVAINYFPSEEPDAREVLELIRKEGRKGIGIPGDLRSEAFCTTLVAEAISGLGGLDILVSNAGRQQTHASILEISTEEFDWTMKTNIYAPFWIIKAALPHLKPGATIIATTSEQAYDPSPDLYDYAQTKAATMNYVKSLAKQLGPKGIRVNGVAPGPIWTPLQVSGGATQKKLVQFGGQTPLGRAGQPAELASIYVQLAASDASYANGQVYGSAGGSGQP; from the coding sequence ATGTCGAGGAGACAGGTGGTTGGCGGGCTGGGAGCGGTTGCGGCGGCGGTGGCTACGCCGGCTTTGGCAGAGGGCGGGCAGGGGACGGCGGCGCCGATGGAGGATCCGACGACGAAGTATCCGAAGCCGCCTTATCCTGCGCAGTCGCAGCCCTGGCCGGGTTTGGCGAGCCGGATGAATCCGCGTCCGGACCACGGCGAGACGAGCTATAAGGGCTCTGGACGGCTGGCGGGGCGGAAGGCTTTGATTACAGGCGGCGACTCCGGCATGGGGCGCGCGGCGGCGATTGCGTATGCGCGCGAGGGCGCGGATGTGGCGATCAACTACTTTCCGAGCGAGGAGCCGGATGCGCGGGAGGTGCTGGAGCTGATCCGGAAGGAGGGTCGCAAGGGGATCGGGATTCCGGGGGATCTGCGGAGCGAGGCGTTCTGCACGACGCTGGTGGCGGAGGCGATCAGCGGGCTGGGCGGGCTGGACATCCTGGTGAGTAACGCCGGGCGGCAGCAGACGCACGCTTCAATTCTAGAGATCTCGACGGAGGAGTTCGACTGGACGATGAAGACGAACATCTATGCGCCGTTCTGGATTATCAAGGCGGCGTTGCCACATCTGAAGCCGGGGGCGACGATCATTGCGACGACTTCGGAACAGGCGTATGACCCTTCGCCGGATCTGTACGACTATGCGCAGACGAAGGCGGCGACGATGAACTATGTGAAGTCGCTTGCGAAGCAGTTGGGGCCGAAGGGAATTCGGGTGAACGGGGTGGCTCCGGGGCCGATCTGGACGCCGCTGCAGGTAAGCGGAGGGGCTACGCAGAAGAAGCTGGTGCAGTTTGGCGGGCAGACGCCGCTGGGCCGGGCCGGGCAGCCGGCGGAGCTGGCTTCGATCTACGTGCAGCTAGCGGCGAGCGATGCGAGCTATGCGAATGGGCAGGTGTATGGGTCGGCGGGAGGGTCCGGGCAGCCGTAG
- a CDS encoding DUF3253 domain-containing protein has translation MMASSVELEDAILRLLEERGADKTICPSEAARVVAGEDWRESMPAVREAAHRLVSRGSIVVTQEGEVVDGNTARGPVRLRLR, from the coding sequence ATGATGGCTTCTTCCGTTGAGTTAGAGGACGCGATTCTGCGTTTGCTCGAAGAGCGTGGCGCAGACAAGACCATCTGCCCCTCCGAAGCGGCGCGCGTGGTGGCCGGTGAGGACTGGCGGGAATCAATGCCTGCCGTTCGCGAGGCGGCCCATCGGCTGGTGAGCCGGGGCTCGATTGTGGTGACGCAGGAGGGCGAGGTGGTGGACGGCAACACCGCGCGTGGGCCTGTGCGGCTTCGTCTCCGCTAG
- the alaS gene encoding alanine--tRNA ligase — protein MIPRTGTQIREDFLRFFESKEHRRVHSSSLVPQNDPTLLFTNAGMNQFKDVFLGSDKRPYSRATTSQKCVRAGGKHNDLENVGFTRRHHTFFEMLGNFSFGDYFKKDAIAYAWELLTSPEWFAIDKSRLYVTIFEGDANVPRDNEAEQFWIETGVPKERIFEMSAKDNFWQMGETGPCGPCSEIFYDLGLEASETGADLPFPQDDQRYVEIWNLVFMQFDRSIGPNGPVLTPLPKPSIDTGMGLERVACVLQGVISNYQTDLFTPLIAKAAELTHFAPTQKASPSSKEPSSPKDASSRPEAVGRSGETPALVPPLSIEVDASGAPHPASGMWVSSEPQGTTYNPAWAVGDEKGFASLRIIADHARAATFLINDGVQPQNEGRGYVLRKILRRGIRHGRLLGQNEPFMHKMVLAVRDEMQVAYPELTESAERVAKVVKAEEDQFARVLAVASREMEDALATDVQSHVDSVVHLILELESRTRPGLWSLVQAYQAEHRVYLRGCEPAFVEFYGPKIGPVLFRELLASYEKAFVFNGRTAFYLYETYGLPLDFMVDAARDKNLNFDFEGFEAAKEEEQARARASWKGGAQKSANPVFQTLPKTEFEGYSALRVDGARVLALVKGGVGVQSLAPGDQGEVVLDATSFYADSGGQIGDTGVLYGSDHHTVVAEVKGATKPVQGVFAHKVLAKQTIALGDTVDTAVNGEIRTATERNHTGTHLLHAALREVLGKHVKQAGSLVNQNRLRFDFSHFTGVSDQELDEIETIVNQQVLANAHVETLVDVPIDVAVKELGAMALFGEKYGDRVRVVKIGDFSTELCGGTHTRATGEIGLIKLVGESSVSSGVRRLEAISGTGALHEFRRDYDITRAATQALGLGNNPDAEALRTRLAAADEELKKLRRELDQARMKAANANSADAAPVDVKGVKVLTQRVSGLDKNQMRTLVDSLRTKLGSGVVVLGAEVEGKVALIVGVTKDLTAKIPAGKVVGQLAAMVDGRGGGRPDLAEAGGANVGALDAALAKSTDVVATFLS, from the coding sequence ATGATCCCCCGCACCGGTACCCAGATCCGCGAAGACTTCCTTCGCTTCTTCGAGAGCAAAGAGCACCGCCGCGTTCATTCGTCGTCCCTCGTCCCCCAGAACGACCCGACGCTCCTCTTCACCAACGCCGGCATGAACCAGTTCAAGGACGTCTTCCTCGGGTCGGACAAACGCCCGTACTCCCGTGCCACAACGAGTCAGAAGTGCGTCCGCGCCGGAGGCAAGCACAACGACCTCGAAAACGTAGGCTTCACCCGCCGCCACCACACCTTCTTCGAGATGCTCGGCAACTTCAGCTTCGGCGACTACTTCAAGAAGGACGCCATCGCCTACGCCTGGGAGCTCCTCACCTCGCCCGAGTGGTTCGCGATCGACAAGTCCCGCCTCTACGTCACCATCTTCGAAGGCGACGCCAACGTCCCCCGCGACAACGAGGCCGAGCAGTTCTGGATCGAGACCGGCGTCCCCAAAGAGCGCATCTTCGAGATGTCCGCCAAGGACAACTTCTGGCAGATGGGCGAGACCGGCCCCTGCGGCCCCTGCTCCGAGATCTTCTACGATCTCGGCCTCGAAGCCAGCGAAACCGGAGCCGACCTCCCCTTCCCCCAGGACGACCAGCGCTACGTCGAGATCTGGAACCTCGTCTTCATGCAGTTCGACCGCAGCATCGGCCCCAACGGCCCGGTCCTGACACCCCTCCCCAAGCCGAGCATCGACACCGGCATGGGCCTCGAGCGGGTCGCCTGCGTCCTGCAAGGCGTCATCTCCAACTACCAGACCGACCTCTTCACCCCATTAATCGCCAAAGCCGCCGAACTCACACACTTCGCCCCCACCCAAAAAGCCTCGCCATCTTCCAAGGAGCCGTCCTCCCCCAAAGATGCGTCATCTCGACCGGAGGCCGTAGGCCGTAGTGGAGAGACCCCCGCATTGGTGCCGCCGCTCTCCATCGAAGTCGATGCATCGGGTGCCCCACATCCCGCATCTGGGATGTGGGTTTCCAGTGAACCCCAAGGGACCACCTACAACCCCGCCTGGGCCGTAGGCGACGAAAAGGGCTTCGCCTCCCTCCGCATCATCGCGGACCACGCCCGCGCCGCCACCTTCCTCATCAACGACGGCGTCCAGCCCCAGAACGAAGGACGAGGCTACGTCCTCCGCAAAATCCTCCGCCGCGGCATCCGCCACGGCCGCCTCCTCGGCCAGAACGAACCCTTCATGCACAAGATGGTCCTCGCCGTCCGCGACGAGATGCAGGTAGCTTACCCCGAGCTGACTGAGAGCGCCGAGCGCGTGGCAAAAGTAGTTAAAGCGGAAGAAGATCAGTTTGCCCGGGTATTGGCGGTCGCGTCGCGGGAAATGGAAGACGCTTTGGCTACAGACGTGCAGTCTCATGTTGATTCAGTTGTCCATCTGATCCTTGAATTGGAAAGCAGAACACGACCCGGGCTGTGGAGCCTTGTGCAGGCCTATCAAGCTGAACATCGTGTTTATCTGAGAGGCTGCGAGCCGGCCTTTGTTGAATTCTATGGCCCTAAGATTGGTCCTGTCCTCTTCAGAGAACTGCTTGCGAGCTACGAGAAAGCGTTTGTGTTCAACGGGCGGACCGCTTTCTACCTTTACGAAACGTACGGCCTTCCGCTCGATTTCATGGTGGACGCAGCTAGAGATAAAAACCTAAACTTCGACTTCGAAGGCTTCGAAGCCGCCAAAGAAGAAGAACAAGCCCGCGCCCGAGCCTCCTGGAAGGGCGGAGCCCAAAAATCCGCCAACCCAGTCTTCCAGACCCTCCCCAAGACCGAGTTCGAAGGCTACTCCGCCCTCCGCGTAGACGGAGCCCGCGTCCTCGCCCTCGTCAAAGGCGGAGTAGGCGTCCAATCCCTCGCCCCCGGCGACCAGGGCGAAGTCGTCCTCGACGCCACCAGCTTCTACGCCGACTCCGGCGGCCAAATCGGCGACACCGGCGTCCTCTACGGCTCCGACCACCACACCGTCGTCGCCGAGGTAAAGGGCGCCACCAAGCCCGTACAAGGCGTCTTCGCCCACAAGGTCCTCGCCAAGCAAACCATCGCCCTCGGCGACACGGTCGATACCGCCGTCAACGGCGAGATCCGCACCGCCACCGAGCGCAACCACACCGGCACCCACCTCCTCCACGCCGCCCTCCGCGAGGTCCTCGGCAAGCACGTCAAACAGGCCGGCTCCCTCGTCAACCAGAACCGCCTCCGCTTCGACTTCTCCCACTTCACCGGAGTCTCCGACCAGGAGCTCGACGAGATCGAGACCATCGTCAACCAGCAGGTCCTCGCCAACGCCCACGTCGAAACCCTCGTCGACGTCCCCATCGACGTAGCCGTCAAGGAGCTCGGCGCGATGGCCCTCTTCGGCGAAAAGTACGGAGACCGCGTCCGCGTCGTCAAGATCGGCGACTTCTCCACCGAGCTCTGCGGCGGAACCCACACCCGCGCGACCGGCGAGATCGGCCTCATCAAGCTCGTCGGCGAGTCCTCCGTCTCCTCCGGCGTCCGCCGCCTCGAAGCCATCTCCGGCACCGGAGCCCTGCACGAGTTCCGCCGCGACTACGACATCACCCGCGCCGCCACCCAGGCCCTAGGCCTCGGCAACAACCCCGACGCCGAAGCCCTCCGCACCCGCCTCGCCGCCGCCGACGAAGAGCTCAAAAAGCTCCGCCGCGAGCTCGATCAGGCCCGCATGAAGGCCGCCAACGCCAACTCGGCTGATGCCGCTCCGGTTGACGTCAAAGGCGTCAAGGTCCTCACCCAGCGCGTCTCCGGCCTCGACAAGAACCAGATGCGCACGCTGGTCGACTCCCTCCGCACCAAACTAGGCTCCGGCGTAGTCGTCCTGGGAGCCGAAGTAGAAGGCAAGGTAGCCCTCATCGTAGGCGTCACCAAGGACCTCACGGCCAAAATCCCCGCAGGCAAGGTTGTAGGCCAGCTAGCCGCGATGGTAGACGGCCGCGGCGGCGGACGCCCCGACCTCGCCGAAGCCGGAGGCGCCAACGTAGGAGCCCTCGACGCAGCCCTCGCCAAATCCACTGACGTAGTAGCCACCTTCCTGTCCTAG
- a CDS encoding septal ring lytic transglycosylase RlpA family protein, translating into MVRRPPPAPVEIPRNEKPFSTEVGVASWYGTSGRRAANGEAYDQDALTAASRTLPLGTIARVTNLATGQAVVVRITDRGPFVPGRILDLSLGAAKANGLYRFGVTKVRVEAFQSADVVLGPGRWCVQVGAFADPNDATQLKNDFLRRYGPTAKVITFKGDTGSWVRLTLAVPDRDKSEEAASQVRIPDPGVEAYVTRTN; encoded by the coding sequence GTGGTGCGCCGCCCCCCGCCTGCACCGGTTGAGATTCCCCGCAATGAGAAGCCGTTCTCCACCGAGGTGGGTGTGGCGAGTTGGTACGGTACCAGCGGACGCCGTGCCGCGAATGGCGAGGCCTACGATCAGGACGCTTTGACCGCGGCCAGCCGGACGCTTCCGCTCGGCACGATCGCGCGCGTCACGAACCTGGCCACGGGACAGGCAGTGGTGGTGCGCATTACCGATCGCGGTCCGTTCGTCCCGGGACGGATTCTTGATCTTTCGCTTGGTGCGGCCAAGGCGAACGGGCTCTACCGGTTTGGTGTCACGAAGGTCCGCGTCGAGGCCTTCCAGTCTGCCGACGTGGTGCTGGGGCCCGGACGCTGGTGTGTCCAGGTGGGCGCGTTTGCCGATCCCAACGACGCCACGCAGTTGAAGAACGACTTCCTGCGCCGCTATGGGCCGACGGCTAAGGTCATTACCTTCAAAGGAGATACGGGAAGCTGGGTGCGTCTGACCCTGGCGGTTCCGGATCGCGATAAGTCCGAGGAGGCCGCCTCGCAGGTACGGATTCCGGACCCGGGCGTGGAGGCGTACGTCACGCGAACCAACTGA
- a CDS encoding SDR family NAD(P)-dependent oxidoreductase — translation MSVALSMDGRVVLVTGGSRGIGAATVRLFAQAGARVVFSYVSAEERAVTLARECGATAIQQALDSVEDGQALIAKAVAVHGRLDALVVNHGIWPAHDAPIASMTLEQWRGTLGTNLDSCFGLVRDAVAQMLRQESAGGARGHVVLVASTAAQRGEAFHADYAASKGAMISLTKSLSSELAPQGILCNCVAPGWVATEMSQPAFDDVATRTKVLATIPLGRPAHVDEIAGPIVFLCTPYAGFCSGEIFNVNGGAVLVG, via the coding sequence ATGAGTGTTGCGCTTTCGATGGATGGACGGGTGGTGCTGGTAACGGGTGGATCGCGGGGCATTGGGGCGGCTACGGTGCGGCTGTTTGCGCAGGCCGGGGCTCGGGTGGTGTTCAGCTATGTCTCGGCTGAGGAGCGGGCGGTGACGCTGGCCAGGGAGTGCGGTGCGACTGCGATTCAGCAAGCTCTTGATTCGGTTGAGGATGGGCAGGCTCTGATTGCGAAGGCCGTGGCGGTACATGGGCGGCTGGATGCTCTGGTGGTGAATCATGGGATCTGGCCTGCGCACGATGCTCCGATTGCGAGCATGACGCTGGAGCAGTGGCGGGGGACGCTGGGTACGAACCTGGATAGTTGTTTTGGTCTGGTGCGGGACGCGGTGGCGCAGATGCTTCGGCAGGAGAGCGCGGGTGGTGCGAGGGGGCATGTGGTGCTGGTGGCTTCGACGGCGGCGCAGCGCGGAGAGGCGTTCCATGCGGACTATGCGGCGAGCAAGGGCGCGATGATCTCGCTGACGAAGAGCCTTTCGAGCGAGCTGGCTCCGCAGGGAATTCTTTGTAACTGCGTGGCTCCGGGGTGGGTGGCGACGGAGATGTCGCAGCCGGCCTTTGACGATGTGGCGACGCGGACGAAGGTGCTGGCTACGATTCCACTGGGGCGGCCGGCGCATGTAGACGAGATTGCCGGTCCCATCGTCTTTCTTTGTACGCCGTATGCCGGATTCTGCTCGGGCGAGATCTTCAATGTGAATGGCGGCGCGGTTCTGGTCGGGTGA
- a CDS encoding YIP1 family protein, whose amino-acid sequence MTEELEVKPLSEVERVVDGFVAPSKTFTDILRSTSWLVPFLLATVMSILVTFTVDKKVGFEVVAANQVHQSPKSEEQLNQLPPEQKAARLRISGVVTKYISYGSPLLILIVTALGSLVLWGCFNFGLGSKTTFGQMFAVWIYASLPRLLSGLLTIFTLCFGNNQDSFTLQNPVGTNVGYYTPDAAPWLKAALGYLDVIGIWNTILLIIGTAIVAKVKMSSAAIVVVGLWLLMLLLSVGTAAATS is encoded by the coding sequence ATGACTGAAGAGCTGGAAGTAAAACCCCTGAGCGAGGTGGAGCGCGTCGTCGATGGCTTCGTCGCGCCCTCGAAGACATTTACCGACATCCTGCGCAGTACATCGTGGCTGGTGCCGTTCCTGCTGGCCACGGTGATGTCGATCCTGGTGACCTTCACCGTGGACAAGAAGGTGGGCTTCGAGGTGGTGGCCGCCAACCAGGTGCATCAGAGCCCCAAGTCTGAAGAGCAACTCAACCAGTTGCCGCCCGAGCAGAAGGCTGCTCGCCTCAGGATCTCCGGCGTGGTGACGAAGTACATCTCGTATGGCTCGCCGTTGCTGATCCTCATCGTGACGGCTCTTGGCTCGCTGGTTCTTTGGGGCTGCTTCAACTTCGGTCTCGGCTCGAAGACGACCTTCGGGCAGATGTTCGCGGTGTGGATCTATGCGTCGCTGCCTCGATTACTGTCGGGCTTGCTGACAATCTTTACCCTCTGTTTCGGCAACAACCAGGACAGCTTCACGCTGCAGAACCCGGTGGGCACGAACGTGGGCTACTACACGCCGGACGCGGCTCCGTGGCTGAAAGCGGCTCTGGGGTACCTCGACGTCATCGGCATCTGGAACACGATTCTGCTGATCATCGGGACGGCGATCGTGGCGAAGGTGAAGATGTCTTCGGCGGCTATCGTGGTGGTGGGGCTGTGGCTGCTGATGCTTCTGCTGAGCGTCGGAACGGCTGCCGCGACGAGCTAA
- a CDS encoding OmpH family outer membrane protein codes for MNRTHRLVSAFGAGIVALSTLSGIAQTAPAPAPAAAPAAPQAIPAKIALIAFEQAVVATNEGQRSVLEVQKKYEPKKAQIEALGNEVESLKKQAAALPATTSEDERASRARVIDTKEKQLQRDADDATQAYNADLQEALGKVAQKVSGVMRDYCQKNGFTLLLDVGGQASNVLWANQSTDVSQAVVTAYNTTSGVTAPPPAAPAAAPRPRTAPAAPKK; via the coding sequence ATGAATCGCACTCACCGTCTTGTCTCCGCGTTTGGCGCGGGAATCGTTGCGTTGTCCACCCTGTCGGGCATTGCCCAGACCGCACCGGCACCTGCTCCTGCCGCCGCCCCCGCAGCTCCGCAGGCGATCCCCGCGAAGATCGCGCTGATTGCGTTCGAGCAGGCTGTCGTCGCGACGAACGAGGGGCAGCGCTCCGTTCTGGAAGTGCAGAAGAAGTATGAGCCCAAGAAGGCGCAGATCGAGGCTCTCGGCAACGAAGTCGAGTCGCTGAAGAAGCAGGCCGCCGCTCTGCCCGCCACCACCTCCGAGGACGAGCGCGCTTCGCGTGCCCGCGTGATCGACACCAAGGAAAAGCAGCTTCAGCGCGATGCCGACGATGCGACCCAGGCCTACAACGCCGACCTGCAGGAAGCGCTCGGCAAGGTTGCGCAGAAGGTTTCGGGCGTGATGCGCGACTACTGCCAGAAGAACGGTTTCACGCTGCTGCTCGATGTTGGTGGTCAGGCCAGCAACGTTCTCTGGGCGAACCAGTCGACCGATGTTTCGCAGGCTGTCGTGACGGCATACAACACGACCTCCGGCGTGACGGCACCTCCTCCGGCTGCTCCCGCGGCTGCACCCCGTCCGCGTACGGCGCCTGCCGCTCCCAAGAAATAA
- a CDS encoding biotin/lipoyl-containing protein — MTVWLEVEGKQLRVELPAASGPGLVCSVDGRELVVDACMLEAGVLSVVVEGRQYRCLLDGDAVLVAGRRIAFSRFDPRSLAARRGVADGADGPRAIKAPMPGRVVRIAVAAGEAVEQGAAVVVIEAMKMQNELKSPKSGTVARIAVSVGDTVGVGDVLAVIE; from the coding sequence ATGACGGTCTGGCTGGAGGTGGAAGGCAAACAACTTCGGGTCGAGCTACCCGCTGCTTCGGGACCGGGGCTGGTCTGCTCGGTGGATGGGCGTGAGCTTGTGGTGGACGCCTGCATGCTTGAAGCGGGCGTGCTCTCCGTTGTTGTCGAGGGACGCCAGTACCGCTGTCTGCTCGATGGCGATGCGGTGCTGGTTGCGGGACGCCGTATTGCGTTCTCGCGGTTCGATCCGCGTTCGCTGGCGGCTCGCCGTGGTGTCGCGGACGGTGCCGATGGTCCACGGGCCATCAAGGCTCCCATGCCGGGGCGCGTGGTGCGCATCGCGGTTGCGGCGGGTGAGGCGGTCGAACAGGGTGCGGCAGTGGTCGTGATCGAGGCGATGAAGATGCAGAATGAGCTGAAGTCGCCGAAGTCCGGCACGGTGGCGCGCATCGCCGTCTCGGTGGGGGATACGGTTGGCGTGGGGGATGTGCTGGCCGTGATTGAGTAG
- a CDS encoding oxidative damage protection protein → MDHMVFCTKYKAEMKGLPEPPFDSEFGQKIYKNVSEKAWGEWVERQKMLLNEYRLQPWTREAQEFLVEQMNEFFFGEGGALPKEYVAPK, encoded by the coding sequence ATGGATCATATGGTGTTTTGCACGAAGTACAAGGCTGAGATGAAGGGTTTGCCGGAGCCACCGTTCGACTCCGAGTTCGGCCAGAAGATCTACAAGAACGTGTCGGAGAAGGCGTGGGGCGAGTGGGTGGAGCGCCAGAAGATGCTTTTGAACGAGTACCGGCTGCAGCCGTGGACACGTGAGGCGCAGGAGTTTCTGGTCGAGCAGATGAATGAGTTCTTTTTTGGCGAAGGCGGAGCCCTTCCCAAGGAGTATGTGGCCCCGAAGTAG